CAGCGGGTCCGTTTCCATGGGCGGGTCACCAACATCGGCCTAGGCGCCTATCCGATAGTCACGTTGGCCGAAGCCCGCCAAAAGGCCGTCGCGAACCGGCGCACGATCGAAGCTGGCCTCGACCCCCGTGGCAGCCGTGTGCCCACCTTTGCGGACGCGACCGAGGAGGTGTTGATGGTCATTGAAAATCCCCGGAGTTGATCACTGAAATTCCCCACCCCC
This region of bacterium genomic DNA includes:
- a CDS encoding Arm DNA-binding domain-containing protein — encoded protein: MKRPRILSAAFVRTVSRPGRYGDGRGGYGLSLLVKPTANGRLSKSWSQRVRFHGRVTNIGLGAYPIVTLAEARQKAVANRRTIEAGLDPRGSRVPTFADATEEVLMVIENPRS